From a region of the Oryzias melastigma strain HK-1 linkage group LG4, ASM292280v2, whole genome shotgun sequence genome:
- the nmu gene encoding neuromedin-U isoform X2: MKTCHRQPAQRGAPSSSMSPPSTASITVAALLVLSIPACTGAPADFPLAPTDPRQLLRQIDAVCTSYLHTDLKFWASDLIGELCVMMLVQNSKERRVEEDTKRCPNSTPEGRESSPCALNSRGPGELRAEATFYTGHEMDEDL; this comes from the exons ATGAAGACCTGCCACCGCCAGCCTGCGCAGCGTGGAGCCCCCAGCAGCAGCATGAGCCCCCCCAGCACGGCCAGCATCACTGTCGCTGCCCTCCTCGTCCTCTCCATCCCAGCCTGCACGG GTGCTCCGGCAGACTTTCCGCTGGCTCCGACAGATCCGAGGCAGCTGCTCCGCCAG ATAGATGCTGTGTGCACGTCCTACCTTCATACAGACCTGAAGTTCTGG GCGTCGGATCTCATAGGAGAACTCTGTGTGATGATGCTGGTTCAGAACTCAAAG gAGCGTAGAGTGGAAGAAGACACTAAAAGG TGTCCCAACTCCACACCAGAAGGGAGAGAGAGCTCTCCATGCGC GCTGAACTCCAGGGGCCCGGGGGAATTGAGAGCAGAGGCTACTTTTTATACCGG CCACGAAATGGACGAAGATCTTTAG
- the nmu gene encoding neuromedin-U isoform X1, with the protein MKTCHRQPAQRGAPSSSMSPPSTASITVAALLVLSIPACTGAPADFPLAPTDPRQLLRQIDAVCTSYLHTDLKFWASDLIGELCVMMLVQNSKERRVEEDTKRTSELHPLLYLVSQLHTRRERELSMRAELQGPGGIESRGYFLYRPRNGRRSLEYE; encoded by the exons ATGAAGACCTGCCACCGCCAGCCTGCGCAGCGTGGAGCCCCCAGCAGCAGCATGAGCCCCCCCAGCACGGCCAGCATCACTGTCGCTGCCCTCCTCGTCCTCTCCATCCCAGCCTGCACGG GTGCTCCGGCAGACTTTCCGCTGGCTCCGACAGATCCGAGGCAGCTGCTCCGCCAG ATAGATGCTGTGTGCACGTCCTACCTTCATACAGACCTGAAGTTCTGG GCGTCGGATCTCATAGGAGAACTCTGTGTGATGATGCTGGTTCAGAACTCAAAG gAGCGTAGAGTGGAAGAAGACACTAAAAGG ACCTCTGAGTTACATCCTCTTCTGTATTTAGTGTCCCAACTCCACACCAGAAGGGAGAGAGAGCTCTCCATGCGC GCTGAACTCCAGGGGCCCGGGGGAATTGAGAGCAGAGGCTACTTTTTATACCGG CCACGAAATGGACGAAGATCTTTAGAATATGAATGA